The nucleotide sequence AGTCTCCGGTGCAATCAGCGTTGTTATCAGCGGCAACCGCCCCATCGAAATGATGTCCGAACAATCGACGCGTTACGCCGGAATTGATGGTCGGCTGAGTGATCTTGATTCCGACATGCCAGCCCACCTGATGCCAATGATCAGTGATCGCTGGACCAGTCACTTCGCCTATCGGGGAGCAGGGCCCATCGCGGATGCCGACAAACTAAAGCTGCGGCAAATCGTTGCGAAGGCTCATCGTGCGGGTCGCGTGCTCCGATTCTGGGCCACTCCCGAAGACCAGAACCTTTGGCAAGTTCTTGTCGACTTGGACGTCGACTTGATCAACACCGATCACTTGGCACGCTTGCGAGCATTTCTGGCATCTCAGGAATCGGCACCGTCGTTCGAATGATTGTTCATTCGGATTCCGTCTTTGATTCGCCCAAATCCACCACATCGACATCGCGCCAGCGAAAATAGATGGCACCCGTCGGACAAGCATCGACGCATTCCCGGGCGACCGAGTGAACGGCATCTTCCCATGAACGGTCGAACGGAACGCCGACGCGAACATCAAAGCCACGACCGACGAATGACAGCCCAAGATCTGACTTGGATTTTGAAGCGATCTGAATGCATAACTCGCACTTGATGCACTTCCCGGGTTCGAACAAGACGTCACCACCGCGGCCAACCACTTCGTAAGTCGCTTGACGAGACCCGAATCGTCCCGGGTCGGCATTGTATATCGATGCCCAATGTTCCAATCGACAGTTGCCGTGGGCCACGCACCCACAAGCCAGACAACGGCCGGACTGTTTGGCGGCTGTGACGGAATCCACACCGCCGGTCGATTCGTCCACCACCAATTGTGCCGTGGCCAACGGTGCGTGCCCGGCGTCTTGTACAAACTGATCCAGTTCTTGAGGTGCGACCTTGCCCATCCGAGATGAAAACGCTCGAGAAATTCCCGTCATTTTTCCCTTGGTCAGGTACTGGTCGATGCAAACAGCCGCTTCTTTCCCGTCCGCCGTGCTGCGTACAAAGAGTGCGTTTCCACGAACGGCGTTTCCCGCAGCAAATACCTGATCGACATCCGTGGCGTAGGTCGCACGGTCCACCTGGATGCCTTTTCGGTTCGTCTTTAATCCCCACTGCTGTGCCGCCTGCATCTGGTCTTCGCCCCAAGCCACGAGGACCGCATCAAAGTCTTCCAACAGGTTCTCAAATTCATCCTTCGACTGGACCGCTCGATCACAGGTCAATTCGAAACCGACCTGACGAACTCGCTGAATCTCTGATGCCAGAACCGCTGGCGGCAAAGCATCGCCCCCCAATGCGTGCAGCCGACCACCAGGCTGCGACGCCTTCTCTAAAACTTGGCATTGATGCCCCAGCCGAGTCAGGTAGTAGG is from Crateriforma conspicua and encodes:
- a CDS encoding FAD-dependent oxidoreductase, encoding MPTIRIDQTDVVVDPGTTVLEAALSVGIEIPTLCYLKGYDPSASCQVCLVRDVATGRMVPSCATAATDGLQIESESDEVHAARRTALELLLSEHVGDCLAPCHFACPAHMDIPLMLRQIGDQEWSAAIETIKNDIAFPAILGRICTKPCEKGCRRNAADDPVAVCQLKQVVADKDLATGDGYQPEPTNASGKRVAVIGAGLTGLSAAYYLTRLGHQCQVLEKASQPGGRLHALGGDALPPAVLASEIQRVRQVGFELTCDRAVQSKDEFENLLEDFDAVLVAWGEDQMQAAQQWGLKTNRKGIQVDRATYATDVDQVFAAGNAVRGNALFVRSTADGKEAAVCIDQYLTKGKMTGISRAFSSRMGKVAPQELDQFVQDAGHAPLATAQLVVDESTGGVDSVTAAKQSGRCLACGCVAHGNCRLEHWASIYNADPGRFGSRQATYEVVGRGGDVLFEPGKCIKCELCIQIASKSKSDLGLSFVGRGFDVRVGVPFDRSWEDAVHSVARECVDACPTGAIYFRWRDVDVVDLGESKTESE